A DNA window from Gemella massiliensis contains the following coding sequences:
- a CDS encoding Maff2 family mobile element protein codes for MAFFTQAVNVLKILVMAVGAGLGAWGVINLMEGYGNDNPGAKSQGIKQFMPK; via the coding sequence ATGGCATTTTTTACACAGGCAGTTAATGTATTAAAAATTTTGGTTATGGCAGTAGGTGCAGGACTTGGAGCATGGGGCGTTATCAACTTGATGGAAGGATATGGTAATGACAATCCCGGTGCTAAGAGCCAAGGTATTAAGCAATTTATGCCCAAATAA
- a CDS encoding helix-turn-helix domain-containing protein has product MALNYKPLWVQLAKKGLKKTDVIAMAGLTTNVMAQMGKNKPITMKNLERICKALDCTPNDVFSFDDEYKE; this is encoded by the coding sequence ATGGCATTAAACTATAAACCGTTATGGGTTCAGCTTGCAAAAAAGGGCTTGAAGAAAACAGATGTTATAGCTATGGCAGGACTTACCACCAATGTTATGGCACAGATGGGAAAGAACAAGCCTATTACAATGAAAAATTTAGAGAGAATATGCAAGGCACTTGACTGTACACCTAACGATGTATTCTCTTTTGATGATGAATATAAGGAATAA
- a CDS encoding class I SAM-dependent methyltransferase — translation MYHLGAECTVLDYSSKQIESEILVAEREGYSIKALEGDMTKILPFENESFDIVFHPGSNCYVEDVQHIFNEAYRVLKKGGIFLAALGNEINYIVDSEEKEIVWKMPFNPLKDEAAKAFMMDEDCGMQFSHDMTEQMVGQLKAGFTLVDIYEDTNGFGRLHELNIKTYIATKAIKLRNRIN, via the coding sequence ATTTACCACCTTGGGGCAGAATGTACCGTACTGGATTATTCCTCAAAACAAATAGAAAGTGAAATTTTAGTTGCAGAAAGAGAAGGATATTCCATAAAAGCTCTTGAGGGAGATATGACGAAAATCCTGCCTTTTGAAAATGAAAGCTTTGATATAGTTTTTCACCCGGGTTCCAACTGCTATGTTGAGGATGTGCAGCATATTTTTAACGAAGCATATAGAGTTCTGAAAAAAGGCGGCATTTTTCTTGCAGCTCTGGGCAATGAGATAAATTATATAGTGGACAGCGAGGAAAAAGAGATCGTTTGGAAAATGCCTTTTAATCCTTTAAAGGATGAAGCCGCAAAGGCTTTTATGATGGATGAAGATTGCGGAATGCAGTTTTCTCATGATATGACCGAACAGATGGTGGGACAATTAAAGGCGGGATTTACTTTGGTTGATATATATGAGGACACAAACGGCTTCGGAAGACTTCATGAGTTGAATATTAAAACATATATTGCAACTAAAGCTATTAAATTACGGAACCGGATAAATTGA
- a CDS encoding GNAT family N-acetyltransferase, giving the protein MIRLDEITNKNIWKVCALEPYEEQKDFVAENIQSLAEAYTTRNEGNNALPLAVYDNDTLIGFVMIGKGTIGNEEESPLIKENYSLWRLMIDRKYQGCGLGKQTIDAVIALIRTFPFGEAKKVWLSYEPENVRARAIYLKYGFSENGEMCGNEIVAVYNL; this is encoded by the coding sequence ATGATCAGACTTGATGAAATTACAAATAAGAATATTTGGAAGGTTTGCGCATTGGAGCCATATGAAGAGCAAAAAGATTTTGTTGCGGAAAACATACAGAGTCTTGCGGAAGCATATACAACGAGAAACGAAGGGAATAACGCTTTACCGCTTGCAGTATATGATAACGACACACTTATCGGATTTGTTATGATCGGCAAAGGAACCATCGGCAATGAAGAAGAGAGCCCTTTGATCAAGGAGAATTACAGCCTTTGGAGACTGATGATCGATCGGAAATATCAGGGATGCGGTCTGGGAAAGCAGACAATAGACGCTGTAATTGCTTTGATACGTACATTTCCGTTCGGCGAAGCAAAAAAGGTATGGCTGTCGTATGAACCGGAAAACGTACGGGCAAGAGCAATTTACCTTAAGTATGGCTTTTCTGAAAACGGAGAAATGTGCGGCAATGAAATCGTAGCCGTGTATAATTTATAA
- a CDS encoding GNAT family N-acetyltransferase: protein MIREIIIISDAKEIQEICKNELGYNVDINTVKTQIEKLSIDNKHHIIAVYEDEKTNKVVGFIHAEIYESLYSDIGLNILGLAVNSDFQGKGIGKKLMAFIEEYALKNNIGFIRLNSGSHRLESYKFYENIGYTCDKTQKRFIKVF from the coding sequence GTGATAAGAGAGATTATTATTATATCGGACGCAAAAGAAATACAAGAAATTTGTAAAAATGAGTTGGGATATAATGTTGATATCAATACGGTGAAAACGCAAATCGAAAAATTATCTATTGATAATAAACATCATATCATCGCAGTATATGAAGATGAAAAAACAAATAAGGTTGTCGGCTTTATTCATGCAGAGATATATGAAAGTTTATATAGTGATATCGGATTGAATATATTAGGATTAGCGGTTAATTCTGATTTTCAAGGCAAGGGTATTGGGAAAAAGCTGATGGCTTTTATTGAAGAATACGCCTTGAAAAATAATATCGGTTTCATTAGATTAAATTCCGGATCTCATCGTTTAGAATCATATAAGTTTTATGAAAATATCGGTTATACTTGTGATAAAACTCAAAAACGCTTTATAAAAGTATTCTGA
- a CDS encoding NUDIX hydrolase has protein sequence MKKKTITTSIGGAVHMGETAEDAVKREVFEETGVEYEVDRLAVIHENFFNESSGSLQGTDCHEIALYYLMKPRGSQILNSNSYTLGVKENMYWIPIERLEDYKAYPLFMKEFLQTGHCGIEHIITDERA, from the coding sequence ATGAAAAAGAAGACTATTACTACTTCAATAGGCGGAGCCGTTCATATGGGTGAAACAGCGGAAGATGCGGTTAAAAGAGAAGTATTTGAAGAAACCGGTGTTGAATATGAAGTGGATCGTCTGGCAGTAATTCATGAAAATTTCTTTAATGAGAGCAGCGGCTCATTGCAGGGAACGGATTGTCATGAGATTGCATTATATTATTTGATGAAACCTAGGGGAAGTCAGATACTTAACAGCAACAGCTATACGCTTGGAGTTAAAGAAAATATGTATTGGATCCCGATAGAAAGGCTTGAAGACTACAAGGCATACCCCTTATTTATGAAAGAATTCCTTCAAACCGGTCATTGCGGGATTGAACATATTATTACCGATGAAAGAGCTTGA
- a CDS encoding DNA alkylation repair protein, with the protein MKEYIASLETEFSLIENGFKEEEKRAFADYKSNDNEYIKKLGFLAYKSDTYQVRMYGVFLFGYLSEQNDILVFMRDEVSKDDNWRVQEVLAKAFDEFCKKTGYEKALPIIDEWLENNNPNTRRAVTEGLRIWTSRPYFKDNPNEAIRRIANLKEDVSEYVRKSVGNALRDISKKFPELIKAELNNWKLESKEINQVYKLASKLIS; encoded by the coding sequence GTGAAAGAATATATTGCGAGTTTAGAAACGGAATTTTCTTTGATAGAAAACGGTTTTAAAGAGGAAGAAAAAAGAGCCTTTGCTGATTATAAATCTAATGATAATGAATATATCAAGAAGTTGGGATTCTTAGCTTATAAATCTGACACATATCAAGTAAGAATGTATGGCGTATTTCTTTTTGGATATTTGTCAGAACAAAATGATATTCTGGTATTTATGAGAGATGAAGTTTCTAAAGATGATAATTGGAGAGTTCAGGAAGTATTAGCAAAGGCATTTGATGAATTTTGCAAAAAGACAGGGTATGAAAAAGCACTTCCAATCATTGATGAATGGTTAGAAAATAATAATCCTAATACAAGGAGAGCAGTTACAGAGGGGTTGAGAATATGGACGAGTAGACCATATTTCAAAGACAATCCGAATGAAGCTATTAGACGAATTGCCAACTTAAAGGAAGATGTGAGTGAATATGTTAGGAAATCAGTAGGAAATGCTCTAAGGGATATAAGCAAAAAATTTCCAGAGTTAATTAAAGCTGAACTTAATAACTGGAAGTTAGAAAGCAAAGAAATAAATCAAGTGTATAAGTTGGCGAGTAAACTTATTAGCTGA
- a CDS encoding B3/B4 domain-containing protein, giving the protein MYFRVEKEIFEKLPNACFGVVMARGIDNRRPYPEIERLLTENIQTAVLHFEEKKVKEEAEILPYREAFRTLGINPNKYLCSIEALFTRIAKGKKIPHINPIVNLGNAVSLKYMLPMGAHDLGGDGDDICIRLAKDGDTFLPFGADVEETPDVGEVIYAVGQQVRTRRWTWRQSEHGKITANSSDIFFPIDGFNDFNIDNVIKAQTELDSLLKNIFQCKTKIGFIDSNNREMIL; this is encoded by the coding sequence ATGTATTTTAGAGTTGAGAAAGAAATTTTTGAGAAATTGCCAAATGCCTGTTTTGGTGTTGTTATGGCAAGAGGAATAGATAATAGAAGACCATACCCCGAGATTGAAAGGCTACTGACAGAAAATATTCAAACGGCGGTATTACATTTTGAAGAAAAAAAGGTGAAGGAGGAAGCGGAGATTTTGCCATATAGAGAAGCATTTCGTACACTCGGAATCAATCCCAACAAATATCTTTGTTCTATAGAGGCTCTTTTTACCCGTATAGCAAAGGGAAAGAAAATACCACATATAAATCCTATTGTGAATTTGGGCAATGCCGTTTCTTTGAAATACATGCTACCAATGGGGGCGCATGATTTAGGTGGTGATGGTGATGATATTTGCATCCGTTTAGCGAAAGATGGAGATACATTTCTTCCGTTTGGTGCTGATGTAGAAGAAACACCAGATGTTGGGGAGGTTATATATGCAGTTGGACAGCAGGTACGTACAAGACGTTGGACATGGAGACAAAGCGAACATGGCAAGATTACTGCTAATTCATCTGATATCTTTTTCCCGATAGATGGTTTCAATGATTTCAACATAGATAACGTGATAAAGGCACAGACAGAACTGGATAGCCTCTTGAAAAATATTTTTCAATGTAAAACAAAAATTGGATTTATAGATAGTAATAACAGGGAAATGATATTATAA
- a CDS encoding MobA/MobL family protein, protein MKTVDLNEQEKAGEWRKAWEDITNKYLKENSIQKKVNHRSYQRQGIEQIPTIHLSISATQMEKQGIATNRGNINREVKYQNKIIKEIARQIKSLMN, encoded by the coding sequence ATAAAAACAGTCGATTTAAATGAGCAAGAAAAAGCGGGAGAGTGGCGAAAAGCATGGGAAGATATTACGAACAAATATTTGAAAGAAAACAGCATACAGAAAAAAGTTAACCATCGTTCCTATCAAAGACAAGGTATAGAGCAAATACCGACCATTCATTTAAGTATATCAGCCACCCAAATGGAAAAGCAAGGCATAGCTACTAATAGAGGAAATATCAATAGAGAAGTCAAATATCAGAATAAGATAATAAAAGAAATTGCAAGACAAATAAAATCCTTGATGAATTAG
- a CDS encoding DUF4368 domain-containing protein has translation MERYYQRKVDTDKFLKMIEKYTNIEKLTVPMINEYIEKVVVHEAIGGRKGKERKQ, from the coding sequence ATAGAAAGATATTATCAGAGAAAAGTTGACACCGATAAATTCTTAAAAATGATAGAAAAATATACCAATATTGAAAAACTGACCGTACCTATGATAAATGAGTATATAGAAAAAGTTGTAGTCCATGAAGCGATAGGAGGAAGAAAAGGTAAAGAAAGAAAACAATAA
- a CDS encoding Lsa family ABC-F type ribosomal protection protein — MSTIKIENLTFSYYGYVKPIFENVSFSFDTNWKIGLIGRNGIGKSTLFKLLLNQETYQGKISKDVEFIKFPPNIIDTSKLGIELYKELISDEEEWKLFRELNLLNVDERLVYRRFETLSKGEQTKILLAILFTREDGFLLIDEPTNHLDMDGRKIVSEYLKSKKGFLLISHDRDFLDGCVNHVISINRNSIDVQSGNYTSWYENKLMKDQFEISQNERLRKDIKRLKEAARQSKIWSDKIENTKNGVKVSGVKPDKGHIGHQSAKMMKKSKNLENRQNKAIEEKQNLLKDIETKESLLLHPLHHHKNPLISVGDLSSHYGEKQILNNLSFEIKQGDIIAICGSNGSGKSTLIKILLGLNHEYTGEVKLVSNLKISYIPQDTSDLTGSLNEYIHKQDVDETLCKTILRKLDFSRELFEMDMKNYSDGQKKKVLIVVSLSKPAHLFVWDEPLNYIDVISRIQIEEIIKEAKPTLIFVEHDKRFLEDMANKIIQL; from the coding sequence ATGTCGACAATTAAAATTGAAAACCTCACTTTCTCATATTATGGATATGTAAAACCTATATTTGAAAATGTGTCGTTTTCCTTTGATACAAACTGGAAAATAGGATTGATAGGAAGAAATGGAATTGGTAAATCAACTCTATTTAAGTTACTTTTAAATCAAGAAACTTATCAAGGTAAAATAAGCAAGGATGTTGAATTTATTAAATTTCCACCAAATATAATTGATACTTCAAAATTAGGGATTGAGTTATATAAAGAACTAATATCAGATGAGGAAGAATGGAAATTATTTAGAGAACTTAATTTGCTAAATGTAGATGAAAGGCTTGTTTATAGGAGATTTGAAACGCTTTCTAAAGGAGAACAAACAAAAATCCTTTTAGCTATTTTGTTTACAAGAGAAGATGGTTTTTTACTTATTGATGAACCAACAAACCATTTAGATATGGACGGAAGAAAAATTGTAAGTGAATATCTGAAAAGTAAAAAAGGTTTTTTGCTCATATCTCATGATAGAGATTTTTTAGATGGCTGTGTCAATCATGTTATTTCTATTAACAGGAATTCTATTGATGTTCAATCAGGAAATTATACATCATGGTATGAAAACAAATTGATGAAAGATCAATTTGAAATCAGTCAAAATGAGAGATTAAGAAAAGATATTAAACGATTAAAAGAAGCTGCAAGACAAAGTAAAATTTGGTCTGATAAAATTGAAAACACTAAAAATGGTGTGAAAGTATCAGGTGTAAAACCGGACAAAGGACATATAGGTCATCAGTCAGCCAAGATGATGAAAAAATCTAAGAATTTGGAGAATAGACAAAATAAGGCAATAGAAGAAAAACAGAATTTATTAAAAGATATTGAAACAAAGGAAAGTCTATTACTGCATCCGTTACATCATCACAAAAATCCTCTAATATCGGTTGGTGATTTATCATCACACTATGGAGAAAAACAGATATTAAATAACCTAAGCTTTGAGATAAAACAAGGCGATATAATAGCTATATGTGGTAGTAATGGAAGTGGAAAATCGACCTTGATTAAAATTTTATTAGGTCTAAATCATGAATATACAGGTGAGGTAAAATTAGTAAGTAATTTGAAAATATCGTATATACCTCAAGATACATCTGATTTAACAGGTAGCCTAAATGAGTATATTCATAAGCAAGATGTTGATGAAACATTGTGTAAAACAATTCTTAGAAAATTAGATTTTTCAAGAGAATTATTTGAAATGGATATGAAGAATTATAGTGATGGACAAAAAAAGAAAGTTTTAATTGTCGTAAGTTTGTCAAAGCCAGCTCATTTATTTGTTTGGGACGAACCATTAAATTATATAGATGTAATATCAAGAATACAGATTGAGGAAATTATAAAAGAAGCAAAGCCTACACTTATATTTGTGGAACACGATAAGCGATTTTTAGAAGATATGGCTAATAAAATAATACAATTATAA
- a CDS encoding transposase has product MLIENFIQNVNRELNRTRVKLMNIYKKQKGINYTLLKNNWKLILEDESNVTHGRFFFNRSFRSLVTRRDILDYLLGLDCIFKASYERVQDIRYAIRYRNELEFKELIEKSTIDLSDGVSKAINTMRKHKEYMLNSVRYSISNGSLEGINNKIKVLKRVSYGYNSFYNFRLRILVVSRLFVSEYKNNISFKGVLKNAKQHCIA; this is encoded by the coding sequence ATGTTAATAGAGAACTTTATTCAAAATGTTAATAGAGAACTTAATAGAACTAGAGTTAAGCTAATGAATATTTACAAAAAACAAAAAGGTATTAATTATACTCTTTTAAAAAATAATTGGAAGTTAATATTAGAAGATGAAAGTAATGTTACTCATGGTAGGTTTTTCTTTAATAGGAGTTTTAGGAGTTTAGTTACTAGACGTGATATTTTAGATTATTTATTAGGATTAGATTGTATATTTAAGGCTAGCTATGAGAGAGTTCAGGATATTAGATATGCAATAAGGTATAGAAATGAGTTGGAGTTTAAAGAATTAATTGAAAAATCTACTATCGATTTATCTGATGGTGTTAGTAAGGCTATTAATACTATGAGAAAACATAAAGAGTATATGCTTAATAGTGTTAGGTATTCTATTTCTAATGGTTCTTTGGAGGGTATTAATAATAAGATAAAGGTTTTAAAGAGAGTTTCTTATGGTTATAATAGCTTTTATAACTTTAGATTACGCATTTTAGTTGTTTCTAGGTTATTTGTTTCTGAGTATAAAAATAATATTTCTTTTAAGGGCGTTTTGAAAAATGCCAAGCAACACTGCATTGCTTAG
- a CDS encoding ISL3 family transposase has product MNNFNTKTKEIKEGEFIKNLLQIKDKNITIEETHREIIKNNQKYFVFKGTLTYKPKKCKCCGCLNKGYTVVKNGFNELTRINLLKISGIPAYLELRKQRFKCKTCNKKFVATTSFVDKYCSISKNVKFSIMSDLADTLSFKQIAKMNNVSVNTVIRTLYKCKSHVDILNYNTLPEYLCFDELKFTKDSKNGMSFIFLDALTHEIIDIVDGRTEYILNNYFSRFSKEARSNVKAICIDIYTPYMKLIRNKFPNAEIVIDRFHIIQNVNRELYSKC; this is encoded by the coding sequence ATGAATAATTTTAACACAAAAACAAAAGAAATAAAAGAGGGAGAATTCATTAAAAACCTACTACAAATAAAAGATAAAAACATTACTATAGAGGAAACACATAGAGAAATCATTAAAAACAATCAAAAGTACTTTGTATTCAAAGGTACCTTAACATATAAACCCAAGAAGTGTAAATGCTGTGGTTGTCTTAATAAAGGTTATACTGTAGTTAAAAACGGCTTTAATGAACTTACTAGAATTAATCTATTAAAAATATCAGGTATCCCTGCTTATTTGGAACTAAGAAAGCAACGTTTCAAGTGTAAAACTTGTAATAAAAAATTTGTAGCTACTACTTCTTTTGTAGATAAATACTGTAGTATTTCTAAAAATGTTAAGTTTTCTATAATGAGTGATTTAGCTGATACTTTATCTTTTAAACAAATAGCCAAAATGAATAATGTATCGGTTAATACTGTTATAAGAACTCTTTATAAATGTAAATCCCATGTAGACATTCTTAACTATAATACCTTACCTGAGTATTTATGCTTTGATGAGTTAAAGTTTACTAAAGATAGTAAAAATGGTATGAGTTTTATTTTTTTAGATGCTTTAACTCATGAGATTATTGATATAGTTGATGGTAGAACTGAGTATATTTTAAATAATTATTTTTCCAGATTTTCTAAAGAGGCTAGAAGTAATGTTAAGGCTATTTGTATTGATATTTATACTCCTTATATGAAGTTGATTAGAAATAAGTTTCCTAATGCTGAAATTGTTATAGATAGGTTTCATATTATTCAAAATGTTAATAGAGAACTTTATTCAAAATGTTAA
- a CDS encoding Maff2 family mobile element protein, translated as MEFFTQAVSILKILVMAVGAELETWGIINLVERYGNDNLVAKSQAPSN; from the coding sequence ATGGAATTTTTTACACAAGCTGTTAGTATATTAAAAATTTTAGTTATGGCAGTAGGCGCAGAGCTTGAAACATGGGGAATTATCAACCTCGTGGAAAGATATGGGAATGACAATCTTGTAGCTAAATCACAGGCTCCAAGCAATTGA
- a CDS encoding alpha/beta hydrolase fold domain-containing protein, whose protein sequence is MSNLSLKYRFLKAFIKFIGFKKYFNSGEAELIAKARKDMDKTKIPMLSHNEIDYEIKEFNGEKVVYITHKKPTKKVCLFLIGGGMLVHPRPASIKKALKIALESGRNMVIPYYPLCIDHTIDEVFDWIYALYKSMLNTYSASNILVTGSSSGATLALGLVSHINAMHKEVEVPKKIYASSPGQCFTDEELIRKGQELDKKDVLLSLSYMEKMDKILTHGKNVPEYMLYLEKGDYHGVGEVYLSYGSDEVLYAAYEPIKTKLKECGVRVISEIGGNLYHCYPFFPVVKEAKSGWRNMIEYHK, encoded by the coding sequence ATGTCTAATTTATCGTTGAAATATCGTTTTTTAAAAGCATTTATTAAGTTCATAGGATTTAAAAAATATTTTAATTCAGGTGAAGCTGAGTTGATTGCAAAAGCTCGAAAGGATATGGATAAAACAAAGATTCCTATGCTTTCTCATAATGAAATAGACTATGAAATTAAAGAGTTTAATGGGGAAAAGGTTGTATATATAACTCATAAGAAACCGACAAAGAAAGTGTGCCTATTTTTAATTGGGGGTGGTATGCTTGTGCATCCTCGTCCGGCTTCTATTAAAAAGGCTTTGAAAATAGCTCTTGAAAGTGGACGAAATATGGTTATTCCATATTATCCGCTTTGCATAGATCATACAATTGATGAAGTATTTGATTGGATTTATGCTTTGTATAAGTCAATGCTCAATACTTATAGCGCTTCGAACATTCTTGTTACGGGAAGTTCTTCCGGTGCGACACTTGCATTAGGACTTGTATCTCATATCAATGCAATGCATAAAGAAGTTGAAGTTCCCAAGAAAATATATGCGTCATCACCCGGACAATGCTTTACAGATGAAGAGTTGATAAGAAAAGGGCAGGAACTTGATAAAAAAGATGTTTTATTGAGTCTGTCTTATATGGAAAAAATGGATAAAATTTTGACTCATGGTAAAAATGTTCCGGAATATATGTTATATCTTGAAAAGGGAGATTATCACGGGGTAGGAGAGGTTTATCTTTCCTATGGAAGTGATGAAGTATTATATGCCGCATATGAACCCATCAAAACTAAATTAAAAGAATGTGGGGTAAGGGTTATTTCGGAAATAGGGGGAAATTTGTATCACTGTTATCCATTTTTTCCTGTTGTAAAAGAAGCGAAATCAGGTTGGAGAAATATGATTGAATATCACAAATGA
- a CDS encoding acyltransferase family protein: MDIIILLLFSGLIFLLPKGNKDYLDKNSTNGLKGLLAIGIILHHLSQWISSGETFSNFQYMGTYIVSIFFFLSGYGLYIQTQVKSDYLTSFFRKRLLKILIPFVFISGIYLVYRVVYLKEIINLNFFYNLFLKHTTIIYNGWFVDIIIFTYIFFYISFKFIKNTTMSITVNFIFIVLYIVVAIKLNYGFWWYNSILTFIIGLVWAKNKKVIDYFFGKYYILSLMLFTILIFISHKYNIVLTKVGLVDAYSYAISANLDNIIFTIYFMLIIKNIDFSNNYLLKLGTISFELYMIHGLAITFFGKYFTSSNLNDILFTIVVFLVSIISAKAIHLIIINIQKRWLIQKDSRKKK; encoded by the coding sequence ATGGATATAATAATACTATTATTATTTTCAGGTTTAATATTTTTGCTCCCAAAGGGTAATAAAGATTATTTAGACAAGAACTCAACAAACGGATTAAAAGGATTATTAGCTATTGGCATAATATTACATCACCTATCTCAGTGGATATCTTCTGGGGAGACTTTTTCTAATTTTCAATATATGGGTACTTATATTGTTTCTATTTTCTTCTTTTTATCTGGCTATGGATTATATATTCAAACCCAAGTAAAATCTGATTATTTAACTAGTTTTTTTAGAAAAAGACTGTTGAAAATACTTATTCCATTTGTATTTATCTCTGGAATATACTTAGTTTATAGAGTGGTATATCTAAAAGAAATAATAAATTTGAATTTCTTTTATAATTTATTTTTAAAACATACAACTATAATATATAATGGTTGGTTTGTTGATATTATAATTTTTACTTATATATTTTTCTATATCTCATTTAAATTTATAAAGAATACTACCATGAGTATTACGGTTAATTTTATCTTTATTGTATTATATATTGTTGTAGCTATAAAATTGAATTATGGATTTTGGTGGTATAATAGTATTCTTACATTTATTATAGGATTAGTTTGGGCAAAAAACAAAAAAGTAATAGATTATTTCTTTGGAAAATATTATATTTTAAGTCTAATGCTTTTTACTATTTTAATATTTATATCTCATAAATATAATATTGTTCTTACCAAAGTAGGATTAGTAGATGCCTATAGTTATGCAATTTCAGCGAATCTAGACAATATTATTTTCACGATATATTTTATGCTAATTATAAAAAATATTGACTTCAGTAATAATTATTTACTAAAGTTAGGTACAATATCCTTTGAATTATATATGATTCACGGTCTTGCTATTACATTTTTCGGTAAATATTTTACTTCTTCAAATTTAAATGACATTCTCTTCACAATAGTCGTTTTCTTAGTTAGTATAATTTCTGCAAAGGCTATCCATTTGATAATTATTAATATTCAAAAGAGGTGGCTGATCCAAAAGGACAGTAGAAAAAAGAAGTAG
- a CDS encoding transposase, with the protein MLNLNLIKVIKNILALFVPTPKNLTFRRSVQLPTKTKKYEEQLEIHQERNSYSKTDTDATFMRMKDDHMKNRQLKAEYNIQVGVHNKYVLEFTIHQNPTDVRIFQPHMEYIKSQGVINPKIIVADAGYESKENCVYCEENIKNSSNWGYNVLNDSFLCPNNRYIYFENCK; encoded by the coding sequence ATGCTAAACTTAAATTTAATAAAGGTTATAAAAAACATCCTTGCTCTCTTTGTACCGACCCCAAAAAATCTAACTTTTAGGAGATCGGTACAGTTACCTACCAAGACTAAAAAATATGAAGAACAATTAGAAATACATCAAGAAAGAAACAGTTACTCTAAAACTGATACAGATGCAACATTCATGAGAATGAAAGATGATCATATGAAAAATAGACAATTAAAAGCAGAATACAATATACAAGTAGGAGTACACAATAAATATGTATTAGAATTTACAATACATCAAAATCCAACAGATGTAAGAATATTCCAACCACATATGGAATATATAAAATCGCAAGGGGTAATAAATCCAAAAATAATAGTAGCTGATGCAGGATACGAAAGCAAAGAAAACTGTGTCTACTGTGAAGAAAATATAAAAAATTCATCAAACTGGGGATATAACGTACTTAATGATAGTTTTTTATGCCCAAATAACAGATATATATACTTTGAAAATTGTAAGTAG
- a CDS encoding winged helix-turn-helix transcriptional regulator produces the protein MYQKKMQPDIRCPLEYGLKLFGGKWKSRIICILNEKGTLRYSSIRKEMLNITDAVLAATLKELINDELVTRKQYDEIPPRVEYSLTDKGKSVVPILQNICKWAGLFQRESSDNIMTQCQKCDYNR, from the coding sequence ATGTATCAAAAGAAAATGCAGCCGGACATCAGGTGTCCGTTAGAATATGGACTTAAATTGTTCGGAGGAAAATGGAAATCCCGCATAATCTGTATTCTGAATGAAAAAGGTACTTTACGGTATAGTAGTATTCGTAAGGAAATGTTGAATATCACGGATGCCGTGCTTGCCGCTACATTGAAGGAACTTATCAATGACGAGCTTGTCACCCGTAAGCAGTACGATGAAATACCTCCGAGAGTGGAGTATTCTTTGACAGATAAAGGTAAATCAGTTGTGCCAATTCTCCAAAACATTTGTAAATGGGCGGGCCTTTTCCAGAGAGAAAGTAGCGACAACATTATGACACAATGTCAAAAATGTGATTACAATAGATAA